In Cucurbita pepo subsp. pepo cultivar mu-cu-16 chromosome LG04, ASM280686v2, whole genome shotgun sequence, the following are encoded in one genomic region:
- the LOC111793554 gene encoding ankyrin repeat-containing protein At5g02620-like, producing the protein MIMENSLKEISLEKQPSTRVVMEKQKSFRGFMEKQKSFRMVMERQLSFMGGERKKTRESPGKRGDSPLHLAARSGNLSRIKEILLNCNDRNESNGLMSKQNLEGETPLYAAAENGHDFVVAEMLKYLDLETAFMAARNGFDAFHVAAKHGHLRVLQELLEVFPNLAMTTDSVNSTALHTAAMQGHIDVVNLLLEADSELTKIARNNGKTVLHSAARMGHVEVVKLLVSKDPSLGFRTDKKGQTPLHMAVKGQNERIVMELLRPDPSVLTLEDNKGNTALHIAVSKRRTENVHCLLSINGININSNNKNGDTPLDIAEKFGSSELVTILKEAGAVNSKDQGKPPSAAKQLKQTVCDIKHDVESQLQQTRQTGVRVQRIAKRLKKLHISGLNNAINSATVVAVLIATVAFAAIFTVPGQFVEQDTKGFSLGQAHIATNAAFIIFMVSDSLALFISLAVVVVQTSVVVIEQKAKRQLVFVINKLMWLACLFISVAFISITYVVVGSNHKWLAICATVIGSTIMLTTIGSMCYCVIQHRMEEAKLRSIQRGESRSRSYSMSMVASESELLNNEYKRMYAL; encoded by the exons ATGATCATGGAGAATAGTTTGAAAGAGATATCGCTAGAGAAGCAGCCAAGCACTCGTGTAGTCATGGAGAAGCAGAAAAGCTTTAGAGGGTTCATGGAGAAGCAGAAGAGCTTTCGTATGGTGATGGAGAGGCAGCTGAGTTTCATGGGAGgcgagaggaagaagacgagagAATCGCCTGGAAAACGAGGCGATTCTCCACTTCACTTAGCAGCAAGAAGTGGAAATTTATCAAGAATCAAAGAGATTCTTCTGAATTGTAATGATAGAAATGAGTCAAATGGTTTAATGTCGAAGCAAAATCTCGAAGGCGAGACTCCGCTTTATGCAGCTGCTGAAAATGGACATGACTTCGTCGTTGCAGAGATGTTGAAATATTTGGACCTTGAGACTGCTTTTATGGCTGCTAGAAATGGATTCGATGCCTTCCACGTTGCAGCGAAGCACGGCCATCTCA GGGTTTTGCAAGAACTTCTCGAAGTATTCCCCAACTTGGCTATGACCACAGACTCGGTGAACTCGACCGCTTTGCATACGGCGGCTATGCAAGGGCACATTGATGTGGTAAATCTTCTTCTTGAAGCAGACTCGGAACTTACTAAGATAGCTCGAAACAATGGTAAGACTGTCCTTCATTCGGCTGCTAGAATGGGCCATGTTGAAGTAGTAAAATTATTGGTAAGTAAGGACCCGAGCCTCGGTTTCCGAACTGACAAGAAGGGCCAAACCCCGCTGCACATGGCTGTAAAAGGGCAGAACGAGAGGATTGTGATGGAGTTACTAAGGCCCGATCCTTCGGTTTTGACACTGGAAGATAACAAGGGAAATACTGCGTTACATATTGCTGTATCCAAGAGACGTACCGAg AATGTTCATTGCTTATTATCTATCAATGGTATCAACATCAACTCCAACAACAAGAATGGAGATACCCCACTTGACATTGCTGAAAAATTTGGATCTTCAGAACTTGTAACCATCTTGAAGGAAGCAGGGGCAGTCAATTCCAAAGACCAGGGGAAACCCCCAAGTGCAGCCAAGCAACTTAAGCAAACGGTTTGCGACATTAAGCACGATGTCGAATCCCAACTACAGCAGACCCGCCAGACGGGTGTTCGAGTTCAGAGAATTGcaaaaagattaaagaaacTTCACATAAGCGGCCTCAACAATGCTATAAACTCCGCAACTGTCGTGGCTGTTCTCATTGCTACTGTTGCTTTTGCTGCCATATTCACCGTCCCTGGCCAGTTCGTTGAGCAGGACACAAAGGGTTTTAGTCTCGGACAAGCGCATATCGCTACGAACGCAGCGTTCATCATTTTTATGGTTTCGGACAGTTTGGCGTTGTTCATATCCCTGGCGGTTGTTGTtgttcagacatctgtagttGTGATTGAACAGAAGGCAAAGAGACAGCTTGTTTTTGTGATTAACAAGCTCATGTGGTTGGCTTGTCTCTTCATTTCTGTTGCCTTCATTTCAATCACTTATGTGGTTGTTGGTTCGAACCACAAATGGCTTGCCATATGTGCAACCGTGATCGGTAGCACGATAATGCTTACAACGATTGGCTCGATGTGCTATTGTGTCATTCAACACAGGATGGAAGAGGCTAAATTGAGAAGTATACAACGAGGCGAGAGCCGATCTCGTTCTTATTCCATGTCTATGGTTGCATCAGAATCAGAGTTGTTGAATAACGAATACAAACGGATGTATGCACTTTAA
- the LOC111794101 gene encoding polygalacturonase-like, whose protein sequence is MTNLKCGPGHGISIGSLGKDFNEDGVQNITLKNSIFTRSDNGIRIKTWARPSKGFVRNILFDNIIMNNVKNPIVIDQNYCPDNKGCPRKNSGIQISKVTYKNIRGTSTTQKAVNFECSVTNPCKEIKLQNIKLLYKNKAAMSSCKNVRGSANAKLMPRSCL, encoded by the exons ATGACTAATCTCAAATGTGGACCAGGCCATGGCATAAG CATTGGAAGTTTGGGCAAGGACTTCAACGAAGATGGAGTTCAAAACATAACCTTAAAAAACTCAATATTCACACGGTCGGACAATGGCATACGGATAAAAACATGGGCTAGACCAAGCAAAGGCTTTGTCCGGAACATCCTCTTCGACAACATTATCATGAACAATGTCAAAAATCCAATCGTAATCGACCAAAATTATTGCCCCGACAACAAAGGTTGTCCTAGAAAGAATTCGGGCATACAAATCAGCAAAGTTACGTACAAAAATATACGAGGAACATCAACAACACAAAAAGCTGTGAATTTCGAATGCAGCGTTACCAATCCATGCAAAGAGATAAAGCTACAAAACATAAAGCTTCTTTATAAGAACAAAGCAGCCATGTCGTCATGCAAGAACGTTCGTGGATCCGCTAATGCAAAATTGATGCCTCGGAGCTGCTTATAG